TATCGCCCATAAGGGTTTTAAGATGTTCGGGAATATCTTCAATTTTATCAGAACCGTAAATCTCAGGCTGACGCTTGCCAACGTATCCGAGATTCGGCCCGTTCAGGATCAGGAAAGTTTTCATCAAATCCACCTTTCAAGTTCAGGTTCGGGGAAAATATCCTTGTAATGATTGCTTAGCTTGACTAGCCTTAATAAATAAGTGAACAAGGCAGGTTCATGCAACCACGAATAATCAAGGACGATTCCTTATGGATAATACACTTACGTTAATTAAAACCGTTTACGAGATCAATCAGCTTGAAGAGTTCGCTGCCCCGCAGATCATTCTTGCCGGGCGCTCCAACGTTGGGAAATCCTCGCTGATCAACTGTCTTGCCAGCAGAAAAAAGCTGGCTAAAATCAGTTCCACCCCTGGTAAGACCCGTAGTCTTAACTATTATGAAGTAGATCCGCACGGCTACTTTATTGTTGACCTGCCCGGTTACGGATACGCACGCTGTTCAAAGACCGAACGCGCTAAGTGGGCTAAGCTCATCGACAAATATCTGATGGACAATGCTTATGTCGCAGCGGCGGCAGTGCTGCTGGATAGCCGTCATAATCCGCAGCAAAATGATCTGGATCTCATTTCATATTTCCAGCACTGCAATATTCCCATTATTCCGATCATGACCAAGGCGGATAAAGCTAAACAAAAGGACCGTTCCAAGGTCCAAAACAAATGGGAAGAAATCCTCAAGGTCAAGCCGATCTGCGTTTCCAGTAAAACCGGTATGAACCGCACCAGACTCTGGAACCTGCTGGATGTAACCGCAATTCCCGAACTGGCAGATATCGAGGAAGAAAACGAAACTGAATAACCAAGTCAGAAAAATTCAAATCAAGGGCATTTCATCAAATGATGGAATGCCCTTTTTTATTAGCCAGTTTTAAATTTGGTCATATATTTTCCGAAATGCTCAGGCACGAAGACCCACGCAATCCTTCCAAGGGCAAGAGAGCTAACCAGAATATTTCCTAACCATGCTGCGACAATCGGCGGTAACGCCCCGCTATCCCCGGCTGAAGCACCGACCATGAACAAAGCGTAGTAAGCAAAGACCAACGCCAGCCCAAGCCCGATATTCAAATAAATATTCTCGGAAATTGTTACCAATGCCAACGAAACAAGGGCCATGGTCAAAAGCGAAAAAGCATAGGCCCACTTGGAATGCCACGCGGTAATCAAACGATCCACACTGGAACCGGACAGCTTAAGCTGCTCGATTACTTGATCCAACTGCCATAGCGGCAACTGGGCCGGGTCAATGTCAGGATCAACCACCTTAAAGACATTGAGATTAAGCTTAATAGGCATGGTGAACATCGGATGCTTACGAGAAGCGAAACGATCCGGGCTTAACTCAACTGCATTTTCAAGCTTCCAACCATATTTACTGCTGACCTCGGCACTCTCGGACGTGATAACCCGCTGGATTCCACTGTTGTCATCAGCGAACTCATACACGGTTATGCCCTTGGCTCGGTTACCAAAAGGCATGACTTCCTTGGCCTCCACCACAAAATTGCCTTCCTTGAGCCAGATATTCTTCAGCACCCGTTTATCAAGCATGCTTTTACGCACATCTTCTTTCCAGATGCGGTAGGCTTCCTGCTCACCGTAAACCCCGATAACCTGAGAAAATAGAAGCTGCCCAAAAGACCAGATCACGGCATAAATCACAAAGAATTTAAGGAACCAGAGGAGAGATAGCCCGCCTGTTCGCAGGGCCAAAAGCTCCTTGCTCCGGGCCATGACACAGAGCTGTACGATCATGGAAATCAGGAAAACCGCAGGCAGAATCTGGGAAAAGATGAGCGGCATCTTGACCAGAAAGTACTTGAGAATAGTACCCATTCCAAGTCCGGCCTCAATGAAGTCATCCAGACGGTCAAAGAGATCCGAAAGCAGATAAATTCCAGTGCCTACCCCAAGGCAGACGCACATAAGGAATATATTCTGCTTCAGAACATACGAGGCTAGATAGCCGGGAAGAAGTCTGCGAATCATGCTTCCTTCCTCCTGAATTTTTTCAGGAACGGAATCCTGATACTGAATGAATGCTCCATAACCGCCATCTTAAGCAGAATCACTGAAATCACTGCGAATGTAATATTTGGTAACCAGAGACCGACCACAGGTGTAAGCACACCGCTCTCCCCGAAAGTGACGCCAAGGGAAAGCATAGTATAGTACACGAGGAAAAGCCCCATGGAAATTATCAAGCCATATTGCTGCTTGAGGCCCCTGAAAATGCAGGCAATAGGTACAGCAAACATGCCAAGCACCAGACAAGCCATAGGCAGGGCCAGCCTTTTTTGAACCTCTACTTGAACCTTTTTAAAGAAACCGGGGTCAATATCGCCAGCCCTGTCTCCGGCACGACTGATGCGGACCAGCTTCTCCCATGACATTTCCTTAGGCCGCAGTTCATCCACGTCGTAACCCTTCAGGATATTGGCAAGAGGGATGCGCACATCATAGTTTTTGAACTTAAGTACGCTCAGTTGCTCATTTTCCTGCTGATAAATACGTCCATTCTCCAAGTGGATAAGCAGACGGCCCATCTTAGGATCAGTACGGATTTCGCCCAGCGGGGCCACGATGGTAGCAGTCATGCCTTTTCGGGTGTTATCGCGCACAAAAACGGAACGCATGATTCCGCTTTCTTCGTCCACCCCGTCAGCATAAAAGACAAGTCCCGGAAAATTCTTATTAAAAACTCCGGGTTGAATCGCCAGCTGACTCTGGGTGCGGGCGAATTCCATGAGCGCGTTACGAAAATTTTCCGTACCCCATGAAAGGCCGTAGAGTGAAAAATAAAAATCCGCCCCGGTGCAGAGCAGACAAAAGATAATCGGCGCAGGCAACAGCCTGTAAAGACTCAACCCACCGGATTTTAGCGCAGTGATCTCGTTATCCGCATTCATCCTCAAAAAGGTGAGGAAGATCGAAAGCATGGTCGCAATGGGGGTGAGCATGAGCAGAAAAAACGGACACAGGTACATGAACAGCTTAGCTATTTCCAAAACACCAAGACTCTGCCCCATAAACAGATCCCTGAACTGGAGTAGTCTTCCGATGAGGATAAGCCCCATGAACCCTGAGATACTCAGAGCAAATATGGATATGAGTTCTTTAAAAATATTGCGATGAAGAAGCTTCAATTTAGTTCCCGCAAAATATGCAGACAATAAAGTTAATCACAAAAAAAGTAATAGCAGGCTTATATCAGCCCATAACGCAGAATCAACCCGAAAACGGGAATTAGCACTCAGGGCTTTCATTACTGTTTTCAGCGTAAAAACGTTCCATGAATTCCATATCTTTGGGGGAAAGATTGAATCTCATGGCGGCCTCTTCAAGCAAGGAATTCAAAGGCTTCTCAGTTTCAGTCTGCTGCTCGGAAATCCATTTGATCGCTTTTTTGGTCAGTTCACAGGGAGGCACGACAGTAGTCATATATTTAATCCTTAGTTTTAAACGTAGTTGATTAATATTTATCAGTACACCAGCTTGCCGCCCCTTGCAACTTTGTGCAGGCTGGCTTACCCAAAGCGGGTAACTTGAAAACAAAGCCGAAACTTCCGGCAATCATAAAGGAATACCAATGACATCGCTATTTACCGCCGCCATTCTGGGCGTAGTTGAGGGGCTAACTGAATTTCTCCCGGTCTCAAGCACCGGACACCTGATCATCACCGGACATCTGCTTGGCTTTACCGGGGCAAAGGCGGCTTCGTTTGAAGTCGCCATCCAGCTGGGAGCAATCCTCGCCGTGGTCGTGCTTTACTGGTCCCGTTTCTGGGGGCTGGTTGTCCCTAACCCGGCTCAGCGATTTTCCGGCATCCGGGGACTCTACCTACTCTTCCTGACCAGTCTTCCGGCATCTGTGCTCGGCTTGCTGGCCCACGACTTCATCAAACTGCACCTGTTTAATCCATACACAGTAGCCTGGGCACTGGGAGTGGGGGCAATCATGATCCTGATTGTTGAAAAAAAGGATATTCGCCCAAACTGCTACTCTCTTGATGAAGTTACTCCCAAGCTTGCCCTTGGCATCGGGTGCTTCCAATGTCTTGCGCTTTGGCCCGGATTCTCCCGCTCAGCGGCAACCATCATGGGCGGCATGCTTCTGGGAGCTAAACGCAAAGTTGCCGCAGAATACTCCTTTATCGCCGCAGTACCAATCATGTTCGCAGCAACCGGATACGACATGCTCAAAAGCTATCAGCTCTTTACCATGGCTGACATGCCTTTTCTGGCTGTTGGATTTGTTGTATCATTTCTCTCCGCATGGGCAGCGGTAAAAGGATTTATCTACCTGCTAGGCAAGCTTACCTTGCGTCCTTTTGCATATTACCGCCTTGCGCTGGCTCCGCTGGTGCTTTTCTTCTGGAGCTAAGGACCGCTTAAACACTCAATAATCTGACCTATTTTAAAAAAAGTTTAAAAAAAGTCATTTTTTTGCTTGCCAAGCACACGCAGAATGTATAGAAAGTCTCCTCGTTGGGCGGGAAGTTCAGCGCACAAAAAGTGGCGAGGTAGCTCAGTTGGTTAGAGCATGCGGCTCATATCCGCAGTGTCGGGGGTTCAATTCCCTTCCTCGCTACCACGAGAATCACAAGGCTCTGCATTTTTGCAGGGCCTTTTTTCTTTTTCAAACGCTGGCAAATAAACATATAATTATTATACCGAATTTTTTATCATTTTTTACTTGCCAAGCGAATCAAGAATGTATAAACACTGTCCTCGTTGGACGGGAAGTTCAGCACACAAAACGTGGCGAGGTAGCTCAGTTGGTTAGAGCATGCGGCTCATATCCGCAGTGTCGGGGGTTCAATTCCCTTCCTCGCTACCACGAAGACCATAAGGCCCTGCAAATTTGCAGGGCCTTTTCTTTTTTACCCGGACACTACTCCAGTAGATCGGGATTTATTTTTCAGTAATTATTTCCAAAATCCGCCATTTCTGCTATTTCTTCAGGTAATCTAATGTCTAAACAACAGGATTATCATTTTGAAAAAACCTTCCAGTATCTATCCCTCTTCACTCGCTCGCACCCCATCTGCATTTTATTTGCTGTTAATTACCTTATGTACCTTACTCTGCTTCGCATCCAACTCATTTGCCAACAAAAAGCTCGATAAAATCACCCTGCAACTCAAATGGTTCCACCAATTTCAGTTTGCCGGGTATTATGCAGCCCTTGAAAAGGGATTTTATGAAGACGAAGGATTGGATGTAACCATCATTGAACGCGATCTGCGACACAATCCTATCGATCAAGTACTTGCCGGTAATGCTGATTTCGGAGTCAGTAATTCTGAAGTCCTGCTCCATTACCTAAATGGTAAAAGGCTTGTTCTCCTAGCTTCAGTATACCAGCATTCGCCATTGGTTTTTATATCCAAAACAAAACCGCTCATACACACAGCGCAGGAACTGAAAGGCAAAAATGTACTCATGAGTTCTGCATCACAGGATATTGAATTAAAAGTGATGCTGGAGAGAGCAGGTATATCTTTTTCCGACATTAATTTAATTGATCGTTTTGCGGTTCCTGAAGACTATTTCGACCCTGAAATTGATGTTATCGCCGCATACAGCACTAATCAGCCTTACTATCTGACAAAAGAAGATGAGTCTTACTCCATAATTTATCCCTACACCCACGGAATTGATTTCTATGGAGACACTCTTTTTACATCACGGGCTCAGTTGGATAAACACCCGGAACGAACCAACAAATTCCTCAAAGCCAGTTTGAAAGGATGGAAATACGCACTTGAAAACCCTGAAGAAATCATAGATATAATAATCAATAAATTCGGTTCACTTAAAACAAAAGGGCATCTTAAATATGAAGCGGATATCATTCGTACCCTGATTTTACCTGACCTTGTGCGCATAGGACACAGCAACCCATCCAGATGGGAGCAGATTGGCGCGGAATTTAAAAAACAAGGGCTGACCCAAAGCGAACGCAATCTCGCAGATTTCTTTTTTAATCCAACAGAAGGCAAAGTTTTAATCAGACAAAAAACAGCAGTCTGGGCTACAGCCCTATTTGCTGTAATTGTACTGATCCTGCTTGCGTTCATTTTGGTTGCCGGAAAATTCAAGCAGGAAATTAACAGCCGCCGTGAAATGGAAGAAAAGCTGAAAAAAAGTGAAAAATATTACCGCAGCCTCTTTGAAAACACCGGAACCGCAACAGTCATAATTACCCCCGACTACATGATAAAAAAGTGTAACAGCAACTTTGCTCAATTATGCGATTTGCCTATTGAAGATATTGAAATGAAGCAAAAATGGACTGATTTCATCGCTCCAGACGAAGTGGACAGAATGACCTCCTATGCAAAATCTAGAACTTTTACCGAGCACTCCTCCCCGAAATCATATGATTTCAAATTCAAGCGAGCAGACGGAGAAATCAGAAACGTCCATACACACGTAGAAGTAATTGAAGGCAGTACCGATTGCGTAGCATCACTCATTGATATGACTGAAAAAATAAAAACACAGGAATTGCTTATTCAGACTGAAAAAATGGTTTCAGTGGGAGGGCTGGCCGCAGGTATGGCCCACGAAATCAATAACCCCTTAGCCGGAATACTTCAGGCCGTACAAAATATTTACCGCCGGGTTTCACCGGAAATACCGGCAAATGTCAAAATAGCGGATAAAAATGGGTGTTCCTGCGATCAAATCAAAAGCTACCTGGAAGAAAGAGGAATTATCAGGATGCTCGATGGCATCCATTCATCCGGAGAACGGGCTGCTAATATCGTAAGAACAATGCTTAACTTCACACGCCGCAACGATGAAGGTATGACCGCCTGCAATCTGAACCGCCTTTTTGATGACATCATGAACATAATCACCTGCGATTATGACCTGAAGAAAAAATATGATTTTAAACACACTAAAATTATCAAGGATTATCAGGAAAACCTAGGGGAAATAAGCTGCATGCGCATTGAAATCGAACAGGTGCTGCTGAATCTGGTAAAAAACGCGGCATATGCTTCCAATGAAATTTCCGGTATCCGAACACCGACCATAACTTTACGCACTCGAATGGATAAAAAATTCATTACAGCCGAAGTAGAAGATAACGGTCCGGGTATAAATCCGGAAGTGAAGCGGCGTGTATTTGAACCTTTTTTTACCACCAAATCTCCCGGAGTCGGAACCGGCCTTGGACTTTCCGTCTCATATTTTATAATAACCCAAAACCACAAGGGCTTTTTTGAAATAGACACCGAAATCGGAAAAGGTACCAAATTCACAATCAAAATACCTATCGTTTAATATGCTTAAAATTATGAATAAAATTATTATCCCAATGGTTATAGCCTTATTGCTTCTGGCTTGTCCGGCCTGTGCGAAAAAACCTGTTCTCTACCCAAATGAACAATACAAAAAGGCCGGAGAAACAAAAGTTTCCGAAGATATTGAATATTGCATGGAGTTTGCGGAAAAAAGTGTAGGCAAAGAATCCAAAGGAAAAACATCGGCTAAAGCCGGCATTCAGGGCGGACTTATAGGCGGTGCAATCGGTCTTGGAATCGGAATTGTTACAGGAAGTCCCGGTTCATCGGCTATGGCCGGAGCTGCCGGTGGTGCTGCCGGAGGAGCTGTGGGCGGAGCAGTTCAGGACAACGAAGATCCACTGTACAAAAAATTTGTGGAACGTTGCCTGCAAGAAAAAGGATATGAAACAATGGGCTGGAAATAATTCCGGCTCTTAAAATCCATCATGCACAGGAATGTATTTTAGCATTATCTTCCTGTACTCGCCTTGGTTTTTCATTTCTTTCAACTCTTCGCTAACTCGCTTAAATGCCGTTGAGTTTTTCTTCCGGGAAAAAGCCAGGTATGTGTCCGACTGGGAATATATTAACGGCAATCCTGTTGCCGGATCAAGAATTGCTTCAATTTTTCCAAGCAGATTATGCTCATTTAAAAAATTTAATGCCGGGTAATAATCCGCAAAAATGAAATCAATCCTACCCAGCACTAATTTTTTCACATTGAGATCAAGATTCGGAACTTCTTCGATCCTCTTGAATACATTTTGCTTCAGAGCTTTATCTATTTTTTCTCCGTAATAAAACCCCCTGCCCACACCGCCGACATACTTTTGGGCTCCCTTAAACTCAGGTGAAAAAAAAGTATTAGATCCGGCAAGACGCAACGCAACAACTTTTTCTGTAATCAAAACGGTATCAGGGTATTTGAGAAATTTATTACGTTTTTCATTATACCCTGCGTTAAAAATAGCATCAGCAGTCCCCTTCTCCACCATGGTCATGGCTCTTTTCCAAGGGACAATAAGAACTTGCGGAGTGTATCCGGCCCGTTCTACCGCCTCAGAGACGATTTCCACCAGAAAACCTGTGGGTTTACCGTTATCAATATATGTCTGGGGTGGAGTATCTAATGTAACCAGTGTTAATTTTTTGGCATGAAGACTGCCCGGAAACATTAAAATTAAAGTAATAATCAGCAAATATAATCTGAACACAGCGTTCCGCACCTCCGTTAAATATCAACTACATATTAACACTAAAAACACCGCACTGAAATGATTCATTTAAATTTAAATCTGTTGTATCCTAAAAATAATTAACAACATTAAAAAACAACAAAATAATACGTTTCGGTGTTAAGTTTATCCTGTTAATGCCGATCATTTTTGTAATAAGACTTTAACCATAAAAAATGGCTGAATTATGTTGAGATTATTGACCATACTTATCACTCTCCTCCTGCTGCCCGCTATGGCCTGTGCCTGGCCGGGCAAAATAGTCGCAGTTGAAGGTGCGGCCTCATTTGTTGTGCTTAAGGATGGTCAAACTCCTGTAAAGGTCAACATTGCAGGAGTTAAACCTGTTCCGGGTATGGATTCCGCCAAGGCACGGCTGGAAAGCAGCAACCTCGTCCTCATGCGCGATGTTGAGGTCAGGGAACTAAGCAAGAGTGACGATGGAACCATCATCGGCGACATCACCGTTAATGGTAAATCCTTATCAAAAGAATTGCTTGATGAAGGTATTGTGCAAAGCTCTGCTCAGGCAGCCCCTGCGATCGATACCACACCGGTAGAAATCCCCAAGGAAATAATCGAACCGGCATCTCCCCCGGAAAGCACCCCTGCTCCGCAGACAGTAACCGCCCCTGCAACCGAAACTGATGCGGCAAATATTGCTGATGAACTTTTTCCGGAACCCTCTGCGCAAACAACACCCCAGCCTCTGCAAAAGCCAGCACAGCCAGCAATGTCGCAACATGCGCCACAGGTCCGCTATGTACAGGTCTACCAGCCACCGCAACAACAATTAGGACTTTGGCCCGGACGTCCGGCCCCTGCAATTGCGCACCAGCCGGTTCAACAGGTATTTCAGACACAACAACCCGGATTACAAACAACACGAGCTCATGCCCCGGTAGCGCAGCAACAGCCCCCCTCTGGGCAAGTTCAAAATCCCGGTGACGTAGCTAAGCGCGATTACGATCTGGCTGTAAGGGTTCAAAAGAACACCAGACGGACCAAGAATAAAGGCTTCTTCGTTCCAAAGAAAAAATCAGAAACATTTATTGGTGTCGCCGGCGGTGCACAGGCAGCCATGAAGTCCAAAAATGAAGCACCCTATTCATCTTTCGGTGGACTGGGGGGAATTTCAACAAGACATTTCTACCCTTCAGGATTTGGTATCGGCGGTGATTTTTTCATGAGTAAATCATCCGGTACCTCAGGAACCTACGGAGCAACGTATTATAGCAACGGAACCCTCAATACAAACGGGACCAACTATGACTACAAAGATAAAAGTTTTACCACCTACACATTTACCGGGGCACTGCTCTACCGCTTTTACACAGACCGGAACTTTACCCCGTACATAGCTGCCCATGCTGGGTATTCAATTTTTGATTACCCAAATAACATCTTTGAAATGTCTGATGGTGCCCCCGTTGCCGGTGGTGGTGCCGGTTTTTTATATGAATTCGATTCCGGCTTCACTATCGGTCTCGATACCCGCTATCTGAAAACCATAGGCGGTAAAAAGGATGATCCAAGCGGATTTTTTGATACACTCTTTAACATAGGTTACACCTTCGACTGACCGCTCTCTTTAATATATACGATCGAGCCCTTAACTTGCATAAAGTTAAGGGCTTTTTTGATTTCATTATTGACTTGTTCGAATTCGAGAGGTACTACCATTTACAAAAGAGTAGCACTAAACAGGCATTCATTTTAAGAACAGACCGCAAACGGAGAAAAAATGCATTTAAAATATATGTCGCGATTCTTTGCCGCATTTGTTTTTTTTACCCTTATGAATACTCCTGCATATGCCCACAGAGTTAGTATCTTCGCATATATTGAAGGGAATACAGTATATACTGAGAGCTATTTCAGTAAAAAAAGAAAGGTCCATAAAGGCAAGCTTGAAGTTTTCAGCACCAAAACCGGGGAAGAACTTCTTAAAGGAGTGACCGACAATAACGGTAACTTCAATTTCCCTATCCCTGAAGCCATCAAAGTGAATAAAAGCGGCCTTCTGATCAACCTCTACGCCTCTGAAGGGCACAGGGCGGTCTGGACCTTAAATGCAGATGAAATTTTCCCCGATACCGAGGAAACAACGCCCGCAGCATCGATCAAGGATTCCCCTGTCAGTACAGCTGAAACGCCCCCCCTTACTTCTCCGGCAGGCACAACACCGGAAACATCATCACAGGAAATTGCAGAGCTTACCACGCAGGTAAAAACTCTCACAAATAAAGTCGAGACCTTGAAACGGTTGATCATCAGCCAACAGGAAAAAGGTCCCGGTGTTAATGAAATATTTTCGGGGATCGGATATATCCTCGGACTTTTCGGAGTTGCCGCTTTTTTTCTTTCAAAGAAAAAATAATTTTTACGCCACCTTATTACACGGAGTGATTTCATGCGAAAACAGATTGTTCCCGTTCTGACCATCTTGTTGATTCTGGCCTTCAGCAGTTCTTCCTTTGCCCATTTCGGAATGCTGATTCCTGAAAAATCAATTATCACCCCGGAGAAAAAGAAAGTTGAGATGCAGCTTTCATTTTCACATCCATTTGAACTGGTAGGCATGAATCTGGTTAAGCCCAAAAAGTTCAGCGTTTTTTATGAAGGAAAAGAAACCGACCTGCTGCCATCGTTGAAAGAAACAAAAACAATGGACCACGATTCTTTCAAGGCAGAATACAAAGTAAAACGCCCCGGCATGTATACTTTTTTCATGGAACCTGTGCCCTATCCCGAACCTGCCGAAGATAATTACATCATCCATTACACCAAGACTATTGTATCCGCCTTCAACGAAGGGGAAGACTGGAACAAGCCCCTTGGCGTTAAAACCGAAATTGTACCTCTGACCCGCCCTTGGGGTAATTATGCCGGCAATGTTTTTCAGGGAATCGTCCTGCTTGACGGAAAACCGGCCCCCTTCTCTCGTGTGGAAGTTGAATTATACAATAAAAAAGGTGAACTGGCTGCACCCTATGAATGTATGGTCACACAAGAAGTACTCTGCGATGAAAACGGAGTATTCACCTTTGTCTGTCCGAAAGCAGGATGGTGGGGCTTTGCAGCCTTAAATGATGCTGATTATAAAATTAAAGGAAAAGATGTAGAGCTGGGTGCTGTGCTCTGGATTGAAATGGTTCCTTATAAAAATAAATAAATTAACACCCTAAAAGCCATTAGAGAACTAATCAAAAAAGGTCGGAAGCACTATCTTCCGGCCTTTACTTTTATCTCCAAGCTAATTATGACTTATTTGAAATAATTAACAATGTTGCCGAACTTAAGTTTTATATAATAATATTTAATATTTAACGGAGTAGGAATGCTTAACCCACAGGTTTTAGTTGTCGACGACAGCAAAACTATCCGCACTGTCATCAGTTCGGAACTAAAA
This portion of the Desulfovibrio sp. JC022 genome encodes:
- a CDS encoding LptF/LptG family permease, coding for MIRRLLPGYLASYVLKQNIFLMCVCLGVGTGIYLLSDLFDRLDDFIEAGLGMGTILKYFLVKMPLIFSQILPAVFLISMIVQLCVMARSKELLALRTGGLSLLWFLKFFVIYAVIWSFGQLLFSQVIGVYGEQEAYRIWKEDVRKSMLDKRVLKNIWLKEGNFVVEAKEVMPFGNRAKGITVYEFADDNSGIQRVITSESAEVSSKYGWKLENAVELSPDRFASRKHPMFTMPIKLNLNVFKVVDPDIDPAQLPLWQLDQVIEQLKLSGSSVDRLITAWHSKWAYAFSLLTMALVSLALVTISENIYLNIGLGLALVFAYYALFMVGASAGDSGALPPIVAAWLGNILVSSLALGRIAWVFVPEHFGKYMTKFKTG
- a CDS encoding DUF4198 domain-containing protein, encoding MRKQIVPVLTILLILAFSSSSFAHFGMLIPEKSIITPEKKKVEMQLSFSHPFELVGMNLVKPKKFSVFYEGKETDLLPSLKETKTMDHDSFKAEYKVKRPGMYTFFMEPVPYPEPAEDNYIIHYTKTIVSAFNEGEDWNKPLGVKTEIVPLTRPWGNYAGNVFQGIVLLDGKPAPFSRVEVELYNKKGELAAPYECMVTQEVLCDENGVFTFVCPKAGWWGFAALNDADYKIKGKDVELGAVLWIEMVPYKNK
- a CDS encoding ABC transporter substrate-binding protein: MKKPSSIYPSSLARTPSAFYLLLITLCTLLCFASNSFANKKLDKITLQLKWFHQFQFAGYYAALEKGFYEDEGLDVTIIERDLRHNPIDQVLAGNADFGVSNSEVLLHYLNGKRLVLLASVYQHSPLVFISKTKPLIHTAQELKGKNVLMSSASQDIELKVMLERAGISFSDINLIDRFAVPEDYFDPEIDVIAAYSTNQPYYLTKEDESYSIIYPYTHGIDFYGDTLFTSRAQLDKHPERTNKFLKASLKGWKYALENPEEIIDIIINKFGSLKTKGHLKYEADIIRTLILPDLVRIGHSNPSRWEQIGAEFKKQGLTQSERNLADFFFNPTEGKVLIRQKTAVWATALFAVIVLILLAFILVAGKFKQEINSRREMEEKLKKSEKYYRSLFENTGTATVIITPDYMIKKCNSNFAQLCDLPIEDIEMKQKWTDFIAPDEVDRMTSYAKSRTFTEHSSPKSYDFKFKRADGEIRNVHTHVEVIEGSTDCVASLIDMTEKIKTQELLIQTEKMVSVGGLAAGMAHEINNPLAGILQAVQNIYRRVSPEIPANVKIADKNGCSCDQIKSYLEERGIIRMLDGIHSSGERAANIVRTMLNFTRRNDEGMTACNLNRLFDDIMNIITCDYDLKKKYDFKHTKIIKDYQENLGEISCMRIEIEQVLLNLVKNAAYASNEISGIRTPTITLRTRMDKKFITAEVEDNGPGINPEVKRRVFEPFFTTKSPGVGTGLGLSVSYFIITQNHKGFFEIDTEIGKGTKFTIKIPIV
- the yihA gene encoding ribosome biogenesis GTP-binding protein YihA/YsxC; its protein translation is MDNTLTLIKTVYEINQLEEFAAPQIILAGRSNVGKSSLINCLASRKKLAKISSTPGKTRSLNYYEVDPHGYFIVDLPGYGYARCSKTERAKWAKLIDKYLMDNAYVAAAAVLLDSRHNPQQNDLDLISYFQHCNIPIIPIMTKADKAKQKDRSKVQNKWEEILKVKPICVSSKTGMNRTRLWNLLDVTAIPELADIEEENETE
- the lptF gene encoding LPS export ABC transporter permease LptF, giving the protein MKLLHRNIFKELISIFALSISGFMGLILIGRLLQFRDLFMGQSLGVLEIAKLFMYLCPFFLLMLTPIATMLSIFLTFLRMNADNEITALKSGGLSLYRLLPAPIIFCLLCTGADFYFSLYGLSWGTENFRNALMEFARTQSQLAIQPGVFNKNFPGLVFYADGVDEESGIMRSVFVRDNTRKGMTATIVAPLGEIRTDPKMGRLLIHLENGRIYQQENEQLSVLKFKNYDVRIPLANILKGYDVDELRPKEMSWEKLVRISRAGDRAGDIDPGFFKKVQVEVQKRLALPMACLVLGMFAVPIACIFRGLKQQYGLIISMGLFLVYYTMLSLGVTFGESGVLTPVVGLWLPNITFAVISVILLKMAVMEHSFSIRIPFLKKFRRKEA
- a CDS encoding ABC transporter substrate-binding protein, which encodes MLIITLILMFPGSLHAKKLTLVTLDTPPQTYIDNGKPTGFLVEIVSEAVERAGYTPQVLIVPWKRAMTMVEKGTADAIFNAGYNEKRNKFLKYPDTVLITEKVVALRLAGSNTFFSPEFKGAQKYVGGVGRGFYYGEKIDKALKQNVFKRIEEVPNLDLNVKKLVLGRIDFIFADYYPALNFLNEHNLLGKIEAILDPATGLPLIYSQSDTYLAFSRKKNSTAFKRVSEELKEMKNQGEYRKIMLKYIPVHDGF
- a CDS encoding undecaprenyl-diphosphate phosphatase translates to MTSLFTAAILGVVEGLTEFLPVSSTGHLIITGHLLGFTGAKAASFEVAIQLGAILAVVVLYWSRFWGLVVPNPAQRFSGIRGLYLLFLTSLPASVLGLLAHDFIKLHLFNPYTVAWALGVGAIMILIVEKKDIRPNCYSLDEVTPKLALGIGCFQCLALWPGFSRSAATIMGGMLLGAKRKVAAEYSFIAAVPIMFAATGYDMLKSYQLFTMADMPFLAVGFVVSFLSAWAAVKGFIYLLGKLTLRPFAYYRLALAPLVLFFWS
- a CDS encoding outer membrane beta-barrel protein is translated as MLRLLTILITLLLLPAMACAWPGKIVAVEGAASFVVLKDGQTPVKVNIAGVKPVPGMDSAKARLESSNLVLMRDVEVRELSKSDDGTIIGDITVNGKSLSKELLDEGIVQSSAQAAPAIDTTPVEIPKEIIEPASPPESTPAPQTVTAPATETDAANIADELFPEPSAQTTPQPLQKPAQPAMSQHAPQVRYVQVYQPPQQQLGLWPGRPAPAIAHQPVQQVFQTQQPGLQTTRAHAPVAQQQPPSGQVQNPGDVAKRDYDLAVRVQKNTRRTKNKGFFVPKKKSETFIGVAGGAQAAMKSKNEAPYSSFGGLGGISTRHFYPSGFGIGGDFFMSKSSGTSGTYGATYYSNGTLNTNGTNYDYKDKSFTTYTFTGALLYRFYTDRNFTPYIAAHAGYSIFDYPNNIFEMSDGAPVAGGGAGFLYEFDSGFTIGLDTRYLKTIGGKKDDPSGFFDTLFNIGYTFD